The following are encoded together in the Microterricola viridarii genome:
- a CDS encoding O-antigen ligase family protein gives MMQPGRSRFAVHTLATALLFTALAGQFWRNLLGWWGWGALVLLLLAASVVALLRLKPEWLNGRTLWRRTPVSLWLFLGLAVLSLAWSFYPGATAVGILAQLATTVPALLLGLCLTWPEFLRALGAALRWLLGLSLLFELWVAVFVGGPVLPFFTDYEGKIPAAFYWSRGLLFQGGPIEGIVANRNLLAAAALLALIVFAAQLAARTVRRGPGIAWLAIAVLTLGLTRSATVLIAAVVVAVALGFALWARRVGPERRRPVYLTAGGLVVVGGVFGSLLWGPLLGALGKSEDLTGRFDIWSAVTELASQRPVAGWGWVSYWAPWVEPFDDLAVRKGVTYLQAHSAWLDVWLQLGVIGVVLFAALVIGTLWRSWFLAVDRPRDSLADDRPYAASALVPFLLMIALLVQSFTESRILIEGGWMMLVALALITKRNLRRVETMP, from the coding sequence ATGATGCAGCCGGGCCGTAGCCGTTTTGCCGTGCACACGCTGGCAACGGCGCTGCTGTTCACGGCGCTCGCCGGCCAGTTCTGGCGCAACCTTCTCGGCTGGTGGGGTTGGGGCGCGCTTGTGCTGCTGCTGCTCGCCGCCAGCGTCGTTGCCCTGCTGCGCCTGAAGCCCGAGTGGCTGAACGGCCGCACGCTGTGGCGGCGGACCCCGGTCAGCCTCTGGCTGTTCCTCGGCCTCGCGGTGCTCTCGCTGGCGTGGTCGTTCTATCCCGGCGCCACGGCCGTCGGCATCCTGGCCCAGCTGGCCACAACCGTGCCGGCACTCCTGCTCGGGCTGTGCCTGACCTGGCCCGAGTTCCTGCGGGCGCTCGGCGCCGCCCTCCGCTGGCTGCTCGGCCTCTCCCTGCTGTTCGAGCTCTGGGTCGCCGTCTTCGTCGGCGGGCCGGTGCTGCCCTTCTTCACCGACTACGAGGGCAAGATCCCCGCTGCGTTCTATTGGTCGCGCGGGCTGCTGTTCCAGGGCGGCCCGATCGAGGGCATCGTCGCCAACCGCAACCTGCTGGCGGCGGCAGCGCTGCTGGCGTTGATCGTCTTCGCCGCCCAGCTGGCGGCGCGCACGGTGCGGCGCGGGCCCGGCATCGCCTGGCTGGCCATCGCCGTGCTGACGCTCGGCCTGACCCGCTCCGCCACCGTGCTGATCGCGGCCGTCGTGGTCGCCGTCGCGCTCGGCTTCGCGCTCTGGGCCCGCCGGGTCGGCCCGGAGCGGAGGCGCCCCGTCTACCTGACCGCCGGCGGCCTCGTCGTGGTCGGAGGGGTGTTCGGCTCGCTCCTCTGGGGCCCGCTGCTGGGTGCGCTCGGCAAGAGCGAGGACCTGACCGGCCGCTTCGACATCTGGTCGGCCGTCACCGAGCTCGCGTCCCAACGCCCCGTCGCCGGCTGGGGCTGGGTCAGCTACTGGGCGCCGTGGGTGGAGCCGTTCGACGATCTCGCGGTCCGCAAGGGAGTCACCTACCTGCAAGCGCACAGCGCCTGGCTCGACGTCTGGCTGCAGCTGGGCGTCATCGGCGTTGTACTGTTCGCCGCCCTCGTCATCGGCACGCTCTGGCGCAGCTGGTTCCTCGCCGTCGACCGCCCCCGTGACTCGCTCGCCGACGACCGGCCGTATGCGGCATCCGCCCTGGTTCCCTTCCTGCTGATGATCGCGCTGCTCGTGCAGAGCTTCACCGAGAGCCGGATCCTGATCGAGGGCGGCTGGATGATGCTGGTCGCGCTCGCCCTGATCACGAAGCGCAACCTCCGCCGCGTCGAGACGATGCCTTAA
- a CDS encoding glycosyltransferase family 2 protein, giving the protein MSLTIDVVVPVYGNWPITESCLLHLRAQSVRHRVIVVDDAGPDDTLERLATGFPEVTVIALEQNLGFAGACNRGLAAATADIVVLVNNDVDAEPELLERLTAPFGADQRLGSATPLLFKPDGRVDAYGICADVTLSGFVRFNGATAETAVRDGGEGGAGHALLGPYGAVAAYRRFALEQVGDFDEGIKMYGEELDLALRLRAGGWSTIAVPDARGTHLGGATSGRGSASQRRKAGYGRGYLLRAYGVLRGRHALRALVTEAIVCAGDLVLSRDLASTRGRIAGWRAGAAAGPRSRDIPGVDRGIGFIESLQLRVGDRQG; this is encoded by the coding sequence GTGAGTCTGACAATCGATGTCGTGGTGCCCGTCTACGGCAATTGGCCCATCACCGAATCGTGCCTGCTGCACCTGCGCGCCCAGAGCGTGCGGCACCGAGTCATCGTCGTCGACGATGCCGGGCCGGATGACACGCTGGAGCGCCTCGCCACCGGATTCCCGGAGGTCACGGTGATCGCGCTGGAGCAGAACCTCGGCTTCGCCGGTGCCTGCAACCGCGGCCTCGCTGCTGCCACGGCCGACATCGTCGTGCTCGTCAACAACGACGTCGACGCCGAGCCGGAGCTGCTGGAGCGCCTCACCGCGCCGTTCGGCGCTGACCAGCGGCTCGGCAGCGCCACCCCGCTGCTGTTCAAGCCGGACGGCCGGGTCGACGCCTACGGCATCTGCGCCGACGTCACCCTCTCCGGCTTCGTCCGCTTCAACGGCGCAACCGCCGAGACGGCCGTGCGGGACGGCGGCGAGGGCGGGGCAGGGCACGCCCTGCTCGGCCCGTACGGTGCGGTCGCTGCTTACCGGCGGTTCGCGCTTGAGCAGGTCGGCGACTTCGACGAGGGCATCAAGATGTACGGAGAAGAACTCGACCTCGCGTTGCGCCTGCGCGCGGGCGGCTGGTCGACGATCGCCGTTCCGGATGCCAGAGGCACCCACCTGGGCGGTGCGACCTCCGGTCGCGGCTCAGCCAGCCAGCGTCGGAAGGCCGGCTACGGCCGGGGCTACCTGCTGCGGGCCTACGGCGTGCTGCGCGGCCGCCACGCGCTCCGCGCCCTGGTCACCGAGGCCATTGTCTGCGCCGGCGACCTCGTGCTCTCACGCGACCTGGCGTCCACACGCGGCCGCATCGCCGGCTGGCGCGCCGGGGCCGCCGCCGGGCCGCGGTCCAGGGACATCCCCGGCGTCGACCGCGGCATCGGCTTCATCGAGTCGCTCCAGTTGCGCGTCGGCGATCGGCAGGGCTAG
- a CDS encoding GDP-mannose 4,6-dehydratase — protein MRTALVTGVSGQDGSYLSESLLAAGWAVHGLVRAASAAHEQPIDPRVITHTGDLADEARLRAVVADVAPDVIFNLAGVSSVAQSWQQPVLTAELTGVAAVTLLDAAWQLQEASGTPVRFVQASSAEIFGAASQLPQNEDTPIRPVSPYGAAKAFAHHAVGVYRARGLGASAAVLYNHESPRRPETFVTRKITRGAALIAAGQSDTLMLGNLDARRDWGWAPDYVDALIRMAEAPEADDFVIATGRAHTVREFVAAAFRAVGIEDWQRHVGLDPRFARPSDAPEMCGDASKARELLGWQPSVEFDELVARMAAHDLAALRQ, from the coding sequence ATGCGCACCGCACTCGTCACCGGCGTCTCCGGCCAGGACGGCAGCTATCTGAGCGAGAGCCTGCTCGCCGCCGGCTGGGCCGTGCACGGGCTGGTGCGGGCGGCATCCGCCGCGCACGAACAGCCCATCGACCCGCGGGTCATCACGCACACCGGCGACCTCGCCGACGAGGCACGCCTGCGGGCCGTCGTGGCCGACGTGGCGCCCGACGTGATCTTCAACCTGGCCGGGGTGAGCTCCGTCGCCCAGTCCTGGCAGCAGCCGGTGCTCACCGCCGAACTGACCGGGGTCGCCGCCGTGACCCTGCTCGATGCGGCCTGGCAGCTGCAGGAGGCCTCCGGCACACCGGTGCGCTTCGTGCAGGCGTCCAGCGCCGAGATCTTCGGCGCGGCCAGCCAACTGCCGCAGAACGAGGACACTCCGATCCGGCCCGTCTCGCCCTACGGGGCGGCGAAGGCCTTCGCGCACCACGCCGTCGGGGTCTACCGCGCCCGCGGGCTGGGCGCCTCGGCGGCCGTGCTGTACAACCACGAGTCGCCCAGACGGCCAGAGACCTTCGTCACCCGCAAGATCACCCGCGGCGCGGCGTTGATCGCCGCCGGCCAGTCCGACACCCTCATGCTCGGCAATCTGGACGCGCGCCGCGACTGGGGCTGGGCGCCGGACTACGTCGACGCGCTGATCCGCATGGCAGAAGCCCCGGAGGCCGACGACTTCGTGATCGCGACGGGGCGGGCGCACACGGTGCGCGAGTTCGTCGCCGCGGCGTTCCGTGCCGTTGGGATCGAGGACTGGCAGCGTCACGTCGGGCTCGACCCGCGGTTCGCCCGGCCGAGCGACGCCCCGGAGATGTGCGGCGACGCGAGCAAGGCCCGGGAGCTCCTGGGCTGGCAGCCGAGCGTCGAGTTTGACGAGCTGGTGGCACGGATGGCCGCGCACGACCTGGCCGCACTGCGCCAGTAG
- a CDS encoding glycosyltransferase family 2 protein, whose amino-acid sequence MMASPTSLTVSVALCTHNGADYLREQLLSILNQTVPAGEIVVSDDASTDDTIAVLEETLAEWAAGGRTVPTVTVLRNEPALGVTANFEQALSACTGDILMLSDQDDVWQPDKLGVIVAAFEAQPGVDLVFSDARMVDAQGAPLGPLLFETLGLSRRERELLAGRRAFDALLRRNVVTGATAALRRGLVQRSAPFPAAWVHDEWLAIVAAAQNDILMLDRPLIDYRQHGRNQIGATSLTATGALARLRTPRAARNARLLARAQALAERMPEFSPPPGAERVRLVQQKLAHERRRSSYPAARLRRIGPVWRAWRAGGYDRFGLGLQDVVRDLLQPE is encoded by the coding sequence ATGATGGCCTCGCCGACCTCGCTCACCGTCTCGGTCGCCCTGTGCACGCACAACGGCGCCGACTACCTGCGCGAGCAGCTGCTCAGCATCCTGAACCAGACAGTCCCCGCCGGCGAGATCGTCGTCTCCGACGACGCGTCGACGGATGACACCATCGCGGTGCTCGAGGAGACGCTGGCCGAGTGGGCGGCAGGCGGCCGGACCGTTCCCACCGTCACGGTGCTGCGGAACGAGCCCGCCCTCGGCGTGACGGCCAACTTCGAGCAGGCGCTCTCCGCCTGCACCGGCGACATCCTCATGCTCAGCGACCAGGACGACGTCTGGCAGCCGGACAAGCTCGGCGTGATCGTGGCCGCCTTCGAGGCGCAGCCCGGGGTCGACCTCGTCTTCAGCGACGCCCGGATGGTCGACGCGCAGGGCGCCCCGCTCGGGCCGCTGCTGTTCGAAACGCTCGGCCTCTCGCGCCGCGAACGGGAACTGCTGGCCGGGCGGCGCGCCTTCGACGCGCTGCTGCGGCGCAACGTCGTCACCGGGGCCACCGCGGCCCTGCGCCGTGGGCTCGTTCAGCGCAGCGCGCCGTTCCCGGCGGCCTGGGTGCATGACGAGTGGCTGGCGATCGTGGCAGCCGCCCAGAACGACATCCTCATGCTGGACCGCCCGCTGATCGACTACCGCCAGCACGGTCGCAACCAGATCGGCGCCACCAGTCTGACGGCCACCGGCGCTCTCGCCCGGCTGCGGACGCCCCGGGCCGCCCGCAATGCACGCCTTCTGGCCCGCGCCCAGGCCCTCGCCGAGCGGATGCCGGAGTTCAGCCCGCCGCCGGGCGCAGAGCGCGTGCGGCTGGTGCAGCAGAAACTCGCGCATGAACGGCGGCGCAGCAGCTACCCCGCCGCACGGCTGCGGCGGATCGGCCCGGTGTGGCGTGCCTGGCGTGCCGGCGGCTACGACCGCTTCGGGCTCGGACTGCAAGACGTCGTGCGCGACCTGCTGCAGCCCGAATAG
- a CDS encoding GDP-mannose 4,6-dehydratase: protein MTRALITGITGQDGLYLAELLVSKGYEVFGLIRGQNNPKYQLVRDTIPEVTLLTGDLTDVSSLVRVLSLSQPDEVYNLGAISFVAYSWENASLTSDVTGKGVLNMLEATRLYAGDDIGKVRFYQASSSEMYGKVQQVPQREDTLLWPRSPYGVAKVFGHYMTINYRESYGMHASSGILFNHESPRRGPEFVTRKVTQAVARISLGLQDSLALGNLESERDWGFAGDYVEAMWRMLQQPEADDYVVATGQTHSIRDLLDAAFAAADIEDWSRFVTQDPRFMRPAEVDLLIGDATKARTVLGWKPTVAFPELIGMMVENDLREQAALAR, encoded by the coding sequence ATGACTCGCGCCCTCATCACCGGAATCACCGGCCAAGACGGCCTGTACCTCGCCGAGCTCCTCGTGTCGAAGGGCTACGAGGTGTTCGGACTCATCCGCGGGCAGAACAACCCCAAGTACCAGCTGGTGCGCGACACGATCCCCGAGGTCACGCTGCTCACCGGTGACCTCACCGACGTTTCCAGCCTGGTGCGCGTGCTCTCCCTCTCCCAGCCGGACGAGGTGTACAACCTGGGTGCGATCTCGTTCGTCGCCTACTCGTGGGAGAACGCCAGCCTGACCAGCGACGTCACCGGCAAGGGCGTGCTCAACATGCTCGAGGCGACTCGGCTCTACGCCGGCGACGACATCGGCAAGGTGCGGTTCTATCAGGCGTCCTCCTCCGAGATGTACGGCAAGGTGCAGCAGGTTCCGCAGCGCGAGGACACCCTGCTCTGGCCGCGCTCGCCCTACGGCGTCGCCAAGGTGTTCGGCCACTACATGACGATCAACTACCGCGAGTCCTACGGGATGCACGCCTCCAGCGGCATCCTGTTCAACCACGAGTCCCCGCGGCGCGGGCCGGAGTTCGTCACCCGCAAGGTGACGCAGGCCGTCGCCCGCATCTCGCTGGGCCTGCAGGACTCCCTCGCGCTCGGCAACCTCGAGTCGGAGCGCGACTGGGGCTTCGCCGGCGACTACGTCGAGGCGATGTGGCGCATGCTGCAGCAGCCGGAGGCCGACGACTACGTCGTGGCCACCGGCCAGACGCACTCCATCCGTGACCTGCTGGACGCCGCATTCGCCGCGGCCGACATCGAGGACTGGTCGCGGTTCGTCACCCAGGACCCGCGCTTCATGCGCCCGGCCGAGGTCGACCTGCTCATCGGTGACGCGACCAAGGCGCGGACCGTTCTCGGCTGGAAGCCCACCGTCGCCTTCCCGGAGCTCATCGGCATGATGGTGGAGAACGACCTGCGCGAGCAGGCCGCCCTGGCCCGCTGA
- a CDS encoding glycosyltransferase family 2 protein: MTSTDTIELTILMPCLNEAETLAVCIDKAQGYLQRSGVVGEVLIADNGSTDGSQQIARDHGARVVDIAEKGYGSALMGGIEAARGTYIIMGDADDSYDFSALDNFVERLRAGDELVMGNRFRGGIEPGAMPPLHKYLGNPVLSWIGRVLFRSPIKDFHCGLRGFRRQSMLDLHLQTTGMEFASEVVVKSTLGGLRVSEVPTTLKKDGRSRPPHLRSWRDGWRHLRFLLIFSPRWLFLWPGSVAFFLGLIGTLSIAFGPFMLGSVGFDGATQVYLAALTVVGYQAILFAILTKIYAQREGFRIPRSRSFDKLEKRISLESGALAGAILFVIGLVIAIVQLVQWSSSGFGELDATVTVRVSVLASLVMMLGAQTMMAGMFLGVLGVGLKRRP; encoded by the coding sequence GTGACGTCTACCGACACCATCGAGCTCACCATTTTGATGCCTTGCCTGAACGAAGCGGAGACGCTCGCCGTCTGCATCGACAAGGCGCAGGGCTACCTGCAGCGAAGCGGTGTCGTCGGTGAGGTGCTCATCGCCGACAACGGCAGCACGGATGGCTCCCAGCAGATCGCCCGCGACCACGGGGCACGCGTCGTCGACATCGCCGAGAAGGGCTACGGCAGCGCGCTGATGGGCGGCATCGAGGCGGCTCGCGGCACCTACATCATCATGGGCGACGCGGATGACAGCTACGATTTCTCCGCGCTGGATAACTTCGTCGAACGGCTGCGCGCCGGCGACGAGCTGGTGATGGGCAACCGCTTCCGCGGCGGCATCGAGCCCGGCGCCATGCCGCCGCTGCACAAGTACCTCGGCAACCCCGTGCTGTCCTGGATCGGCCGCGTGCTCTTCCGCTCGCCGATCAAGGACTTCCACTGCGGCCTGCGCGGATTCCGCCGACAGTCGATGCTCGACCTGCACCTGCAGACCACCGGCATGGAGTTCGCCAGCGAGGTCGTCGTCAAGTCCACCCTCGGTGGGCTGCGCGTCAGCGAGGTGCCCACCACCCTGAAGAAGGACGGCCGCAGCCGCCCGCCGCACCTGCGCAGCTGGCGCGACGGCTGGCGCCACCTGCGATTCCTGCTGATCTTCAGCCCGCGCTGGCTGTTCCTCTGGCCCGGTTCGGTCGCGTTCTTCCTCGGCCTCATCGGCACGCTCTCGATCGCGTTCGGTCCGTTCATGCTGGGCTCCGTCGGCTTCGACGGCGCGACGCAGGTCTACCTGGCCGCGCTCACCGTCGTCGGTTATCAGGCGATCCTGTTCGCGATCCTCACCAAGATCTACGCCCAACGCGAGGGCTTCCGGATCCCGCGCAGCCGCAGCTTCGACAAACTGGAGAAGCGGATCAGCCTGGAGAGCGGGGCGCTCGCCGGCGCCATCCTGTTCGTCATCGGCCTCGTGATCGCCATCGTCCAGCTCGTGCAGTGGAGCAGCAGCGGATTCGGTGAGCTGGACGCCACCGTCACCGTCCGCGTGTCCGTGCTCGCCAGCCTGGTGATGATGCTCGGCGCCCAGACCATGATGGCCGGGATGTTCCTCGGGGTGCTCGGAGTGGGCCTGAAGCGACGCCCATGA
- the manA gene encoding mannose-6-phosphate isomerase, class I: MFVAISNTPRDYAWGSSSAIAGLLGHTPSGAPEAELWLGAHPASPSVIVGAQAGEPATLPELVRADPAATLGERSIAEHGERLPFLLKVLAAGGPLSLQAHPSPEQARAGFALENEAGIAVDAPDRNYKDAFHKPELIVALSERFEALCGFRALADVQRILAELRRADAESGEPQPAPLDALEVRLSGPDGLRDAVEWLLRDGRSADSGEVDRLVERVVALAASETLAVGEFAPEFATVLTLADAYPGDPGIVLALLLNRVTLGPGEALYLPAGNIHAYLDGLGIELMAASDNVLRGGLTPKHIDVDELLHVLSFDPVPVPLLVPENPHPGALVYRPDVSDFVLHSIERLAAQPATPVTLNGPAIALCTSGALQISGDRGATTVERGGSVFITPEEGELAVTGAGTLFLATVG, encoded by the coding sequence ATGTTTGTAGCAATCTCCAATACGCCCCGCGACTATGCCTGGGGTTCCAGCTCGGCGATCGCCGGGCTGCTCGGGCACACGCCGAGCGGCGCGCCGGAGGCCGAGCTGTGGCTGGGCGCCCACCCCGCGTCGCCGAGCGTGATCGTCGGCGCCCAGGCAGGCGAGCCGGCGACGCTGCCGGAGCTGGTGCGGGCAGACCCGGCGGCGACGCTGGGGGAGCGCAGCATCGCCGAGCACGGCGAACGCCTGCCGTTCCTGCTCAAGGTGCTCGCGGCCGGCGGTCCGCTGTCGCTGCAGGCCCACCCATCGCCGGAGCAGGCACGGGCCGGATTCGCGCTCGAGAACGAGGCGGGCATCGCCGTGGACGCGCCGGACCGCAACTACAAGGACGCCTTCCACAAGCCGGAGCTGATCGTGGCGTTGAGCGAGCGGTTCGAGGCGCTCTGTGGCTTCCGCGCGCTGGCCGACGTGCAGCGCATCCTGGCCGAGCTGCGGCGCGCGGATGCGGAGAGCGGTGAGCCACAGCCTGCTCCGCTGGATGCGCTGGAGGTGCGGCTGTCCGGTCCGGACGGGCTGCGGGACGCCGTCGAGTGGCTGCTGCGCGACGGTCGCAGCGCGGATTCTGGCGAGGTGGACAGGCTGGTCGAGCGGGTTGTGGCGCTCGCCGCATCCGAGACCCTCGCCGTCGGCGAATTCGCCCCCGAGTTCGCCACCGTGCTCACGCTGGCCGACGCCTACCCCGGCGACCCCGGCATCGTGCTGGCCCTGCTGCTCAACCGGGTCACCCTGGGGCCGGGGGAGGCGCTCTACCTGCCGGCCGGCAACATCCATGCCTACCTGGACGGGCTCGGCATCGAGCTGATGGCCGCCAGCGACAATGTGCTGCGTGGTGGGCTGACGCCCAAGCACATTGACGTGGACGAGCTGCTGCACGTGCTCAGCTTCGATCCCGTGCCTGTGCCGCTGCTGGTGCCGGAGAACCCGCATCCCGGTGCGCTGGTCTACCGCCCAGATGTCAGCGATTTCGTGTTGCACTCCATCGAGCGTTTGGCCGCACAGCCGGCAACCCCTGTCACGCTCAACGGCCCGGCGATCGCCCTCTGCACGTCGGGAGCGCTGCAGATCAGCGGTGACCGCGGCGCGACCACGGTGGAGCGGGGCGGATCGGTGTTCATCACCCCGGAGGAGGGCGAGCTGGCCGTCACCGGCGCCGGCACGCTGTTCCTGGCCACCGTCGGCTAG
- a CDS encoding exopolysaccharide production protein has product MAHLLGSARFASALTLCILGTAFGTHLLRATMGWAGLLAILITLVALATLSLLSRRESIDWYGLPPITILVFLGWSILSVFWSTTTFTSGGRVLYLLLFTALAVYLTLVRDTIQLVRGLGDVLRVLLGLSLTLEVVSGLLLDLPIAFLDIQGNIASFGPLQGVFGSRNQLGLVALIGLITFSIEFMTRSVPRMQAVFSIALATLLVLFSGSPVTFGAFFVVGVAALALAGIRRVPAASRMYWQLGLLAAVTILGAVLWLLRSSILNVLNAGSEFEVRTALWREILRYTQLNSLQGWGWVGAWQPTSPPYLWLNLATGVRRARRSAPSSTCTSSSAWSG; this is encoded by the coding sequence GTGGCCCACCTGCTGGGCTCTGCCCGTTTCGCCTCCGCACTCACGCTGTGCATCCTGGGCACGGCGTTCGGCACCCACCTGCTGCGGGCGACGATGGGCTGGGCAGGGTTGCTGGCGATCCTCATCACCCTGGTCGCGTTGGCCACCCTCTCCCTGCTCTCCCGCCGGGAGAGCATCGACTGGTACGGGCTGCCGCCGATCACGATCCTGGTGTTCCTCGGCTGGAGCATCCTGTCGGTGTTCTGGAGCACGACGACATTCACCAGCGGCGGCCGGGTGCTCTACCTGCTCCTGTTCACCGCGCTCGCCGTCTACCTGACGCTGGTGCGCGACACGATCCAGCTGGTGCGCGGCCTCGGCGATGTGCTGCGGGTGCTGCTCGGACTCTCACTCACCCTCGAGGTGGTCTCCGGTCTGCTGCTGGACCTGCCCATCGCCTTCCTCGACATCCAGGGCAACATCGCGTCGTTCGGGCCGCTGCAGGGCGTCTTCGGCAGCCGCAACCAGCTCGGTCTGGTGGCCCTGATCGGTCTGATCACCTTCTCCATCGAGTTCATGACCCGTTCCGTGCCCCGGATGCAGGCCGTGTTCTCGATCGCGCTGGCCACCCTGCTGGTGCTGTTCTCTGGCTCGCCGGTGACGTTCGGGGCGTTCTTCGTTGTCGGTGTGGCCGCGCTGGCGCTGGCCGGCATCCGCCGGGTGCCCGCCGCCAGCCGGATGTACTGGCAGCTCGGCCTGCTCGCCGCGGTCACGATCCTGGGCGCGGTGCTCTGGCTGCTGCGGTCCAGCATCCTGAACGTGCTCAACGCCGGCAGCGAGTTCGAGGTGCGCACCGCGCTCTGGCGTGAGATCCTGCGCTACACGCAGCTGAACTCCCTACAGGGCTGGGGCTGGGTGGGAGCCTGGCAGCCGACGTCGCCGCCCTACCTCTGGCTCAACCTGGCCACGGGGGTTCGCAGAGCTCGGCGCTCAGCGCCTTCTTCGACGTGTACTTCCAGCTCGGCCTGGTCGGGCTGA
- a CDS encoding acyl-CoA dehydrogenase family protein, with product MTFQPLVSDFYSYESLLSEPEQQAIMALRGYLESEVRPIIGGYWERAEFPTQIVQPLADLGAFSFAWDETRPFENSAVFRGFVAFEMARVDASVATFAGVQNGLCCGSISVCGSAEQRAEWLPRLASGELIGSFGLTEPQSGSDSAQGLATTARRDGDNWVLNGAKRWIGNATFADVTVIWAKDVADNHVKGFIVPTSTPGFSARKIEGKIALRPVQNADITLEDVVVPESLRLANANSFKDTAKVLRLTRAEVAWAAVGVAAGAYEAAVAYSKERVQFGKPIGSHQLVQDLLSKSLGNITASLGMVVRVSEMQDAGQQRDEHSALAKAFTTSRMRESVAWCRELFGGNGIVLDYEVARFFADAEALYSYEGTREMNALIVGRSITGQAAFV from the coding sequence ATGACCTTCCAGCCCCTCGTGTCCGACTTTTACAGCTACGAGTCACTGCTCTCCGAGCCGGAGCAGCAGGCCATCATGGCGCTCCGCGGCTACCTGGAGTCCGAGGTGCGGCCCATCATCGGCGGCTACTGGGAGCGCGCGGAGTTCCCGACGCAGATCGTGCAGCCGCTGGCAGACCTGGGCGCGTTCAGCTTCGCCTGGGACGAGACCCGGCCGTTCGAGAACTCGGCGGTATTCCGGGGCTTTGTGGCGTTCGAGATGGCCAGGGTCGACGCCTCCGTCGCGACCTTCGCCGGCGTGCAGAACGGCCTGTGCTGCGGCTCCATCTCGGTGTGCGGCTCCGCGGAGCAGCGCGCGGAGTGGCTGCCCCGGCTGGCATCCGGCGAGCTCATCGGCAGCTTCGGCCTGACCGAGCCGCAGAGTGGATCGGACAGCGCGCAGGGCCTGGCCACGACGGCCCGCCGCGACGGCGACAACTGGGTGCTGAACGGCGCCAAGCGCTGGATCGGCAACGCCACCTTCGCCGACGTGACCGTCATCTGGGCGAAGGATGTCGCAGACAACCATGTCAAGGGCTTCATCGTGCCGACCAGCACGCCGGGCTTCAGCGCGCGCAAGATCGAGGGCAAGATCGCCCTGCGCCCCGTGCAGAACGCCGACATCACGCTCGAGGACGTCGTCGTTCCCGAGTCGCTCCGGCTGGCGAACGCGAACTCGTTCAAAGACACCGCCAAGGTGCTGCGGCTGACCAGGGCAGAGGTCGCCTGGGCGGCCGTCGGCGTGGCGGCCGGCGCCTACGAGGCGGCCGTCGCCTATTCGAAGGAGCGGGTGCAGTTCGGCAAGCCGATCGGCTCGCACCAGCTCGTACAGGACCTGCTCTCCAAGAGCCTCGGCAACATCACCGCCTCGCTCGGCATGGTGGTGCGCGTGTCGGAGATGCAGGATGCCGGCCAGCAGCGCGATGAGCACTCGGCACTCGCGAAGGCGTTCACCACGTCCCGCATGCGGGAGAGTGTCGCATGGTGCCGCGAACTGTTCGGCGGCAACGGCATCGTGCTCGACTACGAGGTCGCCCGTTTCTTCGCCGACGCCGAGGCGCTCTACTCCTACGAGGGAACCCGCGAGATGAACGCGTTGATCGTCGGCCGCAGCATCACCGGGCAGGCGGCATTCGTCTGA